In Quercus robur chromosome 10, dhQueRobu3.1, whole genome shotgun sequence, a genomic segment contains:
- the LOC126702010 gene encoding monothiol glutaredoxin-S6-like, with protein sequence MDVVTGLVAEKPVVIFSKSSCCMSHSINSLICSFGANPTVYELDQIPNGRQIERALLQLGCQPSVPAMFIGQEFIGGANEVMSLQIRNELVPLLIRSKAIWIWNKSK encoded by the coding sequence ATGGATGTGGTGACAGGGTTGGTGGCTGAAAAGCCAGTAGTGATCTTCAGCAAGAGCTCTTGTTGCATGAGCCACTCCATAAATTCACTAATATGTAGCTTTGGGGCAAACCCTACAGTCTATGAGCTTGATCAGATACCAAATGGAAGGCAAATTGAAAGAGCACTGTTGCAGTTGGGGTGTCAACCAAGCGTACCAGCTATGTTCATTGGGCAAGAATTCATTGGTGGTGCAAATGAGGTTATGAGCCTCCAAATAAGGAATGAGCTGGTCCCTTTACTCATAAGGTCCAAAGCTATATGGATTTGGAATAAAAGTAAATAA